A section of the Clostridium sp. TW13 genome encodes:
- a CDS encoding Rpn family recombination-promoting nuclease/putative transposase, with amino-acid sequence MIKRTLFYMSKMLLTQLDKGEDYSCLNRTVTINILNFNYLDEERFIKNYALFEKTTKQSLTDLLELIFIELPKFNHYKEKHKWNIQDKEFNEKLYKWLMFL; translated from the coding sequence ATGATTAAAAGGACATTATTCTATATGTCTAAAATGCTATTAACACAGTTAGATAAAGGTGAAGATTACTCTTGTTTAAACAGGACTGTAACTATAAACATATTAAACTTCAACTATTTAGATGAAGAAAGATTCATAAAAAATTATGCTCTATTTGAAAAGACTACTAAACAGTCATTAACTGATCTATTAGAATTAATCTTTATTGAATTACCTAAATTTAATCATTACAAAGAAAAGCATAAATGGAATATCCAAGATAAAGAATTTAATGAAAAATTATATAAATGGCTGATGTTTTTATAA
- a CDS encoding NUDIX hydrolase, protein MFELNILNGFKTVGSFILYKDTLAFMIGPDNTGEKLGVMRLGGHIEENESYLQTLEREIKEEGSIEVNFLNSPNTFYKRNWNDNNYDEIIDEIPLDIKPLIIVGDKVRSTAVFLSYTEKEPKPSSEACGIIFLKENEVKRICSEKLRLRDFLDSGGKLIQQKEIDYNMEMYAGVHLTFLNRLIADNNNLVNRFINGKLI, encoded by the coding sequence ATGTTTGAGTTAAATATTTTAAATGGGTTTAAAACTGTAGGTTCATTTATTCTATATAAAGATACACTTGCGTTTATGATAGGACCAGATAATACAGGAGAAAAACTGGGGGTAATGCGTCTTGGTGGACACATAGAGGAAAATGAAAGTTATCTCCAAACGTTAGAAAGAGAAATAAAAGAAGAAGGGTCAATTGAAGTAAACTTCTTAAATTCTCCAAATACATTTTATAAAAGAAATTGGAATGATAATAATTATGATGAAATTATAGATGAGATACCCTTGGATATTAAGCCGTTAATTATAGTAGGTGATAAAGTGCGTTCCACTGCTGTATTTTTATCTTATACAGAAAAAGAACCAAAACCTTCATCAGAAGCCTGTGGCATAATTTTTCTAAAAGAAAATGAAGTAAAACGTATTTGCTCAGAAAAGTTGAGATTAAGAGATTTTTTAGATAGTGGTGGTAAGTTGATTCAACAGAAAGAAATTGATTATAATATGGAAATGTATGCAGGTGTTCATTTAACATTTTTAAATAGACTAATAGCAGATAATAATAACTTAGTGAATAGATTCATTAATGGAAAATTAATTTAA
- a CDS encoding class I SAM-dependent methyltransferase — MTDFEKIKAYYSVFDEQHRLENAEGRLEYDICINIILPYLKKSDCILDLGGGAGKYSIELAKQGYNVTLADLSERLLKQAKTYVEENNIPSLQSYDVVNAVDLSCYDDNSFDVIILFGPLYHLLDSDERNKCVSEVYRVLKPNGIIFASFIPYLTGAIGVVSRAFYFPEQVNEHNLSEVFETGRFNNNANVMFQEGYYPESKEIEKLFREHNFSQILLRSIRSFGHNKEEKLYELFEKDISLFNKMIELINKTSTNPAIIETCGHALYIGRKCQ; from the coding sequence ATGACTGATTTTGAAAAAATAAAAGCATACTATTCTGTTTTTGACGAACAGCATCGATTAGAAAATGCAGAAGGTCGCCTTGAATATGATATTTGCATAAATATTATTCTTCCATATCTAAAAAAATCAGATTGTATCTTAGATTTAGGAGGAGGAGCTGGTAAGTATTCTATTGAACTTGCGAAGCAAGGTTATAATGTTACACTCGCTGATTTATCGGAACGATTACTTAAACAAGCAAAAACATATGTGGAGGAAAATAACATTCCCTCACTCCAAAGTTATGATGTAGTTAACGCTGTTGATTTAAGTTGTTATGATGACAACAGCTTTGATGTTATCATATTATTTGGACCATTGTACCATTTGTTAGATAGTGATGAACGAAACAAATGCGTATCAGAAGTCTACCGAGTGTTAAAGCCAAATGGGATTATATTTGCGAGCTTTATCCCATATTTAACTGGTGCTATTGGTGTTGTTAGCCGTGCCTTCTATTTTCCTGAGCAAGTCAACGAGCATAACTTATCTGAAGTATTTGAAACTGGAAGATTTAACAATAATGCTAATGTGATGTTTCAAGAGGGGTATTATCCAGAGTCAAAGGAAATAGAAAAGCTGTTTAGAGAACATAATTTCTCTCAAATTCTTTTACGGTCAATAAGAAGCTTTGGACATAATAAAGAAGAAAAATTATATGAGTTATTTGAGAAAGATATCTCTCTATTCAACAAGATGATTGAACTAATAAATAAAACTTCTACAAACCCTGCAATAATTGAAACATGTGGACATGCACTTTATATAGGGCGTAAGTGCCAATAA
- a CDS encoding GNAT family N-acetyltransferase, producing the protein MYKLNQYEYKKVEDIFKELAFNIVIKSVIDGNTPGEIYVDNKDNPKTALVWDMMSELLVEGESNNDEFNKEINRLLIEELKPRAAKRYIPCFDFYYSKELENKLHVLLPQENCIRIDRSVYKFEKLKIDWRDLIPEDCNMAIIDKKLLERTDLKHIDGVKGWINSFWHSEDDLISKGIGYCLIKDGIVVSWCLSVFVSDKNFEFGLETVEQYRGNSYGKLTAAACMEYCTHNNIIPFWQCNKDNIPSNKVAESIGFEKDFQYYLENFRF; encoded by the coding sequence ATGTATAAATTAAATCAGTACGAATACAAAAAAGTGGAGGATATTTTTAAAGAATTAGCCTTTAATATTGTTATAAAATCTGTAATTGATGGTAATACACCAGGAGAGATATACGTTGATAATAAGGATAATCCTAAAACCGCTTTAGTATGGGATATGATGAGTGAATTACTAGTTGAAGGTGAGTCTAATAATGATGAATTTAATAAAGAGATAAATAGGTTACTAATAGAAGAGCTTAAACCACGAGCAGCAAAGAGGTATATACCATGTTTTGATTTCTATTATTCAAAAGAATTGGAAAATAAACTTCATGTCTTACTTCCACAAGAAAATTGCATAAGGATAGATAGAAGTGTTTATAAATTTGAAAAACTAAAAATAGATTGGAGAGACCTTATCCCAGAAGATTGTAATATGGCCATTATTGACAAAAAGCTTTTGGAGAGAACGGATTTAAAACATATAGATGGTGTAAAAGGTTGGATAAATTCCTTCTGGCACTCAGAAGATGACTTAATATCTAAAGGAATAGGATACTGTTTAATAAAAGACGGTATAGTTGTAAGTTGGTGCTTATCAGTATTTGTTAGTGATAAGAATTTTGAATTTGGTTTGGAAACTGTAGAGCAATATAGAGGCAATAGTTACGGAAAACTTACTGCAGCAGCTTGTATGGAATATTGTACTCATAATAATATTATACCATTTTGGCAGTGTAATAAAGATAATATACCGTCAAATAAAGTTGCAGAGAGTATAGGTTTTGAAAAAGACTTTCAATATTATCTTGAAAATTTTAGATTTTAA
- a CDS encoding UDP-N-acetylglucosamine pyrophosphorylase, whose protein sequence is MKVSVNELLNIEELDARAIFEGVNYPWEALTEIKAFIFEYAKNLPSDFERIKEFVWVGKGTTIEKSVIISGPAIIGYNCEIRHSAYIRDNVIIGNNVVIGNSTEIKNSILFNRAQVPHYNYVGDSILGYKAHLGAGAITSNLKSDGTLVKVKNGADIVETGLRKFGAIVGDSAEVGCNSVLNPGTIIGKDSIVYPLSSVRGYIPEKSILKSNGEIVAKK, encoded by the coding sequence ATGAAAGTTTCTGTAAACGAATTATTAAACATTGAGGAATTAGATGCAAGAGCCATATTTGAAGGAGTTAATTATCCTTGGGAAGCTCTTACAGAAATTAAGGCTTTTATTTTTGAATACGCAAAAAATCTACCAAGCGATTTTGAAAGAATAAAGGAATTTGTATGGGTTGGCAAAGGTACTACTATAGAAAAAAGTGTTATTATAAGCGGTCCAGCGATTATAGGTTACAATTGCGAAATCAGGCATTCTGCTTACATTAGAGACAATGTTATCATTGGTAATAATGTTGTAATTGGAAACTCAACTGAAATTAAAAATTCAATCCTCTTTAATAGAGCGCAGGTTCCCCATTACAATTATGTTGGTGATTCAATATTAGGGTATAAAGCCCATCTAGGGGCAGGTGCAATAACCTCCAATTTAAAATCTGATGGAACATTAGTAAAAGTAAAAAATGGTGCAGATATTGTTGAAACTGGTTTAAGGAAATTTGGTGCAATTGTAGGCGATTCAGCTGAAGTAGGATGTAACTCCGTTTTAAACCCAGGGACAATAATAGGAAAAGATAGTATTGTTTATCCATTAAGTTCTGTAAGAGGTTATATTCCAGAGAAGAGTATTTTGAAGAGTAATGGTGAAATTGTAGCGAAAAAATAA